Proteins from a genomic interval of Deltaproteobacteria bacterium:
- a CDS encoding YebC/PmpR family DNA-binding transcriptional regulator, giving the protein MGKSWKNSIKVANAQKKGLVFTKFAREIQVAVKAGGADQDLNSRLRLAIEAAKKESCPNDTIERAIKKGLGHLNDGEVIEELTYEGYGPHGIGVIVECQTNNKHRTAPEIRNIFKSNQGAMGESGSVTWMFERICLLEGVKAGKFDPEEEAIEAGANEVDASTEGCEFFGAPENLDEIRKALSARGWKITKAELSYKPKNITELTETQLKDVQEFLNELDDFDDTHRVHATIK; this is encoded by the coding sequence ATGGGAAAATCTTGGAAAAATTCAATCAAAGTTGCCAATGCTCAAAAGAAAGGGCTTGTTTTTACTAAATTTGCGCGAGAAATTCAAGTGGCGGTGAAAGCTGGTGGGGCTGATCAAGATTTGAACTCACGCCTGAGGCTAGCCATCGAAGCCGCTAAAAAAGAATCCTGCCCTAATGATACTATTGAACGAGCCATAAAAAAAGGACTGGGTCATCTGAATGATGGGGAAGTTATCGAAGAACTGACCTACGAAGGCTACGGCCCCCATGGCATTGGGGTTATTGTGGAATGCCAAACGAATAATAAACACCGAACAGCACCTGAAATTAGAAATATTTTTAAAAGCAACCAAGGAGCCATGGGCGAATCTGGCTCTGTCACCTGGATGTTTGAACGTATCTGCTTACTTGAAGGTGTCAAGGCAGGAAAATTTGATCCTGAAGAAGAAGCTATCGAAGCCGGTGCCAATGAAGTTGATGCCTCCACCGAAGGCTGTGAATTTTTTGGAGCTCCGGAAAATTTAGATGAAATTCGCAAAGCCTTGTCTGCGCGAGGTTGGAAAATCACCAAAGCTGAGCTCTCTTACAAACCAAAAAATATTACCGAACTCACAGAGACTCAGTTGAAAGACGTCCAAGAATTTTTAAATGAGCTTGACGATTTTGATGACACTCATCGAGTTCACGCGACTATTAAGTAA
- the ttcA gene encoding tRNA 2-thiocytidine(32) synthetase TtcA, which produces MPPSIDFNHPLAVKIRKEIVRALHDFDMIKPNESIVIGVSGGKDSTILSLMFKEIQKRAPFPFTFECLCLDQKQPGFDATEFKSFFKSQDLPLTIIEKDTYSIVKEKTPEGATYCTLCSKFRRAILYDQIKLKGSYKMALGHHRDDLIETLFLNMFYSGSLASMPPKLLNDDKSHIVIRPLCYIPESQLIELSQIWNFPIIPCNLCGSQEGMKRKKMKALIQTLEKDIPNISSSLLSAMGKINPAQLMDHSLWDFKNLEEKIILSERTTRQ; this is translated from the coding sequence ATGCCGCCGTCGATTGATTTTAATCACCCCTTAGCTGTTAAAATCAGAAAAGAGATCGTTCGAGCCCTTCATGATTTTGATATGATAAAACCGAATGAGTCTATTGTGATTGGCGTTTCCGGTGGTAAAGATTCAACAATTTTATCCTTGATGTTTAAGGAAATTCAAAAAAGAGCTCCCTTTCCATTTACTTTTGAATGTCTTTGCCTTGATCAAAAACAACCCGGGTTCGATGCCACTGAATTTAAGTCTTTTTTTAAATCTCAAGACTTACCTTTAACCATCATTGAAAAAGATACCTACTCGATTGTTAAAGAAAAAACTCCCGAAGGGGCCACCTACTGTACTCTTTGCTCTAAATTCCGCAGAGCTATTCTCTATGACCAAATAAAACTTAAGGGTTCCTATAAAATGGCCTTGGGCCATCATCGTGATGATTTGATTGAGACCCTCTTCTTAAATATGTTTTATTCGGGAAGCCTTGCCAGCATGCCCCCCAAGTTGCTCAATGACGATAAATCCCATATAGTCATCAGACCCTTATGTTATATTCCTGAATCACAACTTATAGAGCTAAGTCAAATTTGGAATTTTCCGATTATTCCTTGCAATCTTTGCGGTTCCCAAGAAGGCATGAAAAGAAAAAAAATGAAAGCCTTAATCCAAACCTTGGAAAAAGATATTCCAAATATTTCTTCTAGCTTACTTTCGGCAATGGGAAAAATAAACCCAGCACAACTCATGGACCATTCACTTTGGGACTTTAAAAATTTAGAAGAAAAAATCATTTTAAGTGAAAGGACTACCAGACAATAA
- a CDS encoding mechanosensitive ion channel family protein, producing the protein MNEKIIQTQNLYALLEIEPYILVGVLIIVTWLFYRFFLKEASEERHRSIQNHYKNITRHFIILSLLFFIFLLLNQTDLQIPSLRRLTPYVGIITFTWGIIVFVKTCRLIVLQYLFMSSMQSGVPLLIVNIFSLLLSIVLIFWTASHIFAIQLGPLLATSAAFSIILGLALQDTLGNLFAGISMQIDKSYEIDDWLEMTSGTQKVIGKVKEITWRSTVFQGFYDEIITLPNRWMAQAQISNFSPDDSPIVRSVIFKVEHGANHELVIQTLESSISGIAEVKGFPSPFAYINETTELFISFKLVYYLDNYGAQFIVGDKIYRNGISALNNKNIHLARPFLQIGSRKNQHAAVD; encoded by the coding sequence ATGAACGAAAAAATTATTCAAACTCAAAATCTGTATGCTCTTCTTGAAATTGAACCTTACATATTAGTTGGGGTTTTAATCATTGTAACGTGGCTTTTTTATCGTTTTTTTCTTAAAGAAGCCTCGGAAGAACGTCACCGAAGTATCCAAAATCATTATAAAAATATCACTCGTCATTTTATCATTCTCAGTTTGTTGTTTTTTATTTTTCTTCTTCTCAATCAAACAGATCTCCAGATCCCCTCCCTGAGGAGACTAACTCCCTATGTGGGGATAATTACCTTTACCTGGGGGATCATTGTTTTTGTCAAAACTTGCCGTTTAATCGTCTTGCAATATTTATTTATGAGCTCGATGCAAAGTGGAGTTCCTTTACTGATTGTTAATATTTTTTCATTATTACTTTCCATCGTCCTTATTTTTTGGACGGCCTCTCATATTTTTGCGATCCAACTGGGACCCTTGCTGGCGACTTCCGCCGCTTTTTCTATTATTCTGGGTCTTGCCTTACAAGATACCCTTGGAAATTTGTTTGCAGGAATTTCCATGCAAATTGATAAATCCTATGAAATTGATGACTGGCTAGAAATGACTTCTGGCACACAAAAAGTCATTGGCAAGGTAAAGGAAATCACTTGGCGATCGACAGTTTTCCAAGGTTTTTATGATGAGATTATCACTCTCCCCAATCGATGGATGGCCCAGGCTCAAATCTCTAATTTTTCCCCGGACGACAGCCCTATCGTTCGAAGTGTCATATTCAAAGTCGAGCATGGAGCCAATCATGAATTGGTTATTCAAACCCTTGAATCCAGCATTTCTGGAATCGCTGAAGTTAAGGGATTTCCAAGTCCTTTTGCCTATATCAATGAAACCACCGAGCTCTTTATCAGCTTCAAATTAGTTTATTATTTAGACAATTATGGGGCCCAATTTATAGTCGGAGATAAAATTTATCGAAATGGCATCAGCGCCTTAAATAATAAAAATATTCATTTAGCACGGCCTTTTTTACAAATTGGCTCCAGAAAAAATCAACATGCCGCCGTCGATTGA